One window of the Emcibacter sp. genome contains the following:
- a CDS encoding fumarylacetoacetate hydrolase family protein, with protein MRLFTYKDDSPDGALALVSADGKRMIDAQSVAPSLLEAISDWENLRADLSKLAEQLDAGEGQPLPATGISAPLPRSWQWLDGSAFSTHGELMQIAFKLPPIESDRPLMYQGMSDRFYGPCDDIPFLDMAHGIDFEGEFGVIVDFVPMGTSAREALDHIKLVVQINDWSLRAIAPIEMKTGFGWVQAKPACSMAPFAVTPDELGEGWRDGRVCLDLEIDWNGKRFGAANGRAMDFGFHELVAHAAATRDLVAGTIIGSGTVSNRNYAEVGSSCISERRAIEIIAEGEASTPFMTFGDSIRMEGRTADGRSPFGVIEQKVVSL; from the coding sequence ATGAGATTATTTACGTATAAGGACGATTCACCAGACGGCGCTCTCGCGCTGGTTTCTGCTGATGGCAAACGCATGATAGATGCGCAATCGGTTGCCCCCAGCCTGCTTGAGGCTATTTCTGACTGGGAAAACTTACGTGCGGATCTGTCAAAACTGGCAGAACAGCTGGATGCAGGAGAAGGTCAGCCCCTTCCCGCCACCGGTATTTCTGCTCCGTTACCGCGAAGCTGGCAATGGCTGGATGGTTCAGCCTTTTCGACACACGGTGAACTGATGCAGATCGCGTTCAAGCTTCCCCCGATCGAAAGCGACCGGCCCCTGATGTATCAAGGCATGTCAGACCGGTTCTATGGCCCCTGCGACGACATTCCCTTCCTTGATATGGCACATGGCATCGATTTCGAAGGTGAGTTTGGTGTCATCGTCGACTTCGTGCCAATGGGCACGAGCGCCAGGGAGGCGCTTGATCACATCAAGCTGGTCGTGCAGATTAATGACTGGTCATTGCGCGCCATCGCACCAATCGAAATGAAGACCGGCTTTGGCTGGGTGCAAGCAAAACCTGCCTGTTCCATGGCTCCTTTTGCCGTGACACCTGATGAATTGGGTGAAGGATGGCGCGATGGCCGTGTATGTCTTGATCTGGAAATAGACTGGAATGGGAAGAGATTTGGCGCCGCTAATGGCAGGGCCATGGACTTCGGTTTCCATGAACTGGTCGCCCATGCTGCAGCGACGCGAGACCTCGTCGCCGGAACGATCATTGGCTCGGGAACCGTTTCCAACAGGAATTATGCGGAAGTCGGATCCAGTTGCATTTCCGAACGGCGGGCCATCGAGATCATTGCTGAAGGAGAGGCTTCGACACCGTTCATGACCTTCGGCGATAGCATCCGGATGGAGGGGCGAACGGCCGATGGCAGATCACCCTTTGGAGTGATTGAACAAAAGGTTGTTTCCCTGTAG
- a CDS encoding glutathione S-transferase family protein, translating to MSETTIYFAPGTCARVSLIALEETGVKFQLHTIAFMAGEHRKPEFLALNPKGKVPALAIEGALLTENIAILTYLADRFPEAKLLPEARNAIERSIQLADLSFCASTLHPIVTRIRMSPIFAGPENARAVWEKGCQAMDDNFALIDKRLSNNQWWYGDQWSVLDAYLNWVFFRVSGARYNTERYPNFERHAAQMQNRPAVRQALKKERAAEDHLKERGLLFTPPDPTDYT from the coding sequence ATGTCCGAAACAACCATATATTTTGCGCCCGGCACCTGCGCCCGTGTGTCTCTCATAGCCCTCGAGGAAACAGGGGTAAAGTTTCAACTCCATACAATCGCCTTTATGGCAGGTGAACACAGGAAACCGGAATTTCTTGCGCTCAACCCCAAGGGAAAGGTACCGGCTCTTGCCATTGAAGGGGCATTGCTGACAGAAAATATTGCCATACTGACGTATCTTGCTGACCGTTTTCCGGAAGCAAAATTGTTACCTGAAGCCCGCAATGCCATTGAGCGCAGCATACAGCTCGCCGATCTCAGCTTTTGTGCATCAACCCTGCACCCGATTGTCACACGTATTCGCATGTCGCCAATATTCGCCGGACCGGAAAATGCCCGCGCCGTCTGGGAAAAAGGGTGTCAGGCGATGGACGATAACTTTGCGTTAATTGACAAGAGACTGTCCAATAATCAGTGGTGGTACGGGGACCAGTGGAGCGTGCTGGATGCTTATTTAAACTGGGTATTTTTTCGTGTGTCAGGTGCTCGCTATAACACGGAACGTTATCCAAATTTCGAGCGCCACGCCGCACAGATGCAAAACCGCCCTGCCGTACGACAGGCACTAAAAAAAGAACGTGCCGCAGAGGACCATTTAAAAGAACGGGGACTCCTGTTTACCCCTCCCGACCCAACAGATTACACGTGA
- a CDS encoding NAD-dependent epimerase/dehydratase family protein, with translation MRLAITGAAGFIGRAVADHIGANNFTGEVRLIDSNLNQIRNKQVPGFEYLEIDLIQKGALEKALEGVDRLLHLAALPGAAAEENPDLSQQVNLDLPLDMFARMNGRRLVYASSIAVYGNCFPDLVDDTTAPQPTSVYGTHKRMVELAFSDAIRRNVIKGVAVRLPGIVARPPSAEGFGSAFLSDIFHAVRAGENYVVPVAPEATSWLMSSKICALNLAHALLSDFTENDAITLSAVHTSLSQLACEAAKYGNADKITYKEDTNTRRLFGSHPPLNAQKSKILGFQDDVSVSTLVDNVMNGQSTGSQYK, from the coding sequence ATGCGGCTGGCGATCACCGGTGCAGCAGGTTTTATCGGGCGTGCCGTTGCCGACCATATTGGCGCAAACAACTTCACGGGCGAAGTGCGCCTGATAGACAGCAATCTGAACCAGATCCGGAATAAGCAGGTTCCAGGATTTGAGTACCTCGAAATTGACCTGATACAAAAAGGTGCACTTGAAAAAGCGCTTGAGGGTGTGGACAGGCTACTTCACCTGGCAGCACTTCCCGGCGCTGCTGCAGAGGAGAACCCGGATCTTTCGCAGCAGGTCAATCTCGACTTGCCGCTAGATATGTTCGCTCGCATGAATGGTCGCCGCCTGGTTTACGCCAGTTCAATTGCCGTATATGGAAATTGCTTTCCAGATCTGGTTGACGATACGACTGCACCGCAGCCGACGTCGGTTTACGGAACACATAAACGCATGGTGGAACTGGCATTCTCAGATGCAATCCGCCGGAACGTAATAAAAGGTGTCGCTGTCCGCCTGCCCGGTATCGTGGCACGTCCGCCATCCGCAGAAGGATTCGGTTCCGCCTTTCTAAGTGATATATTTCATGCCGTTCGTGCTGGCGAAAACTATGTCGTTCCAGTCGCACCGGAAGCCACAAGCTGGCTGATGTCGTCGAAAATTTGCGCGCTTAACCTTGCACATGCCCTGCTATCCGATTTCACGGAGAACGACGCGATAACCCTGTCAGCGGTTCATACCTCTTTAAGCCAGCTGGCATGCGAGGCCGCGAAATACGGAAATGCAGACAAGATTACCTATAAAGAAGACACAAATACCCGCCGGCTGTTCGGTTCCCATCCGCCGCTCAACGCGCAGAAATCAAAAATTCTCGGCTTTCAGGATGATGTTTCTGTCTCCACTCTTGTCGATAATGTCATGAATGGTCAGAGCACAGGTTCACAATATAAATAA
- a CDS encoding cupin domain-containing protein produces the protein MNTKNVRRIVTGHNAEGRAIIQEDGAVPRVQKIGGEIGPMFHEVWNTRSTPAPIDPASGEPAEEGIVLAPPKNGTRIRVLDIPPESDKIRNMTPEEAKAHFAEIGAGDASSHSGEGSRHAFMHRTETIDYGIVLEGELVLIMDEGETTVRTGDIVVQRGTNHGWANRSDKNCRIVFILIDGKFDETLQS, from the coding sequence ATGAACACCAAAAATGTCCGCCGCATTGTAACCGGCCACAATGCCGAAGGGCGTGCAATAATCCAGGAAGATGGAGCAGTACCACGTGTTCAAAAAATTGGTGGTGAAATCGGGCCGATGTTCCACGAAGTCTGGAACACACGTTCAACTCCCGCCCCGATTGATCCAGCATCGGGAGAACCTGCAGAAGAAGGTATTGTCCTCGCCCCCCCAAAGAACGGTACCCGCATCCGGGTTCTTGACATCCCGCCTGAAAGCGACAAAATCCGTAACATGACACCGGAAGAAGCAAAGGCACATTTCGCTGAAATCGGTGCCGGTGATGCCTCTTCCCATAGTGGAGAAGGGTCGCGTCACGCCTTCATGCACCGGACCGAGACAATTGATTATGGCATTGTACTCGAAGGTGAACTCGTGCTGATTATGGATGAAGGGGAAACGACTGTCCGTACCGGCGATATCGTTGTTCAGCGAGGGACCAACCATGGCTGGGCAAATCGCTCGGACAAGAACTGCCGGATTGTCTTCATCCTTATCGATGGGAAATTCGACGAAACCTTGCAGTCCTGA
- a CDS encoding alpha/beta hydrolase family protein, translating to MALFEYFPNYIWNLSVSIAMESGAQIGEIIDMCQPLREAADSGADTGTPQFMQKWAEMSEKLIELAHEDEAAGRSFSASNKLERASLYMFTAERMQGHGHPGRKETYAKARAAFDKSTQLGNINRERVEIPLRKGVMPALFTRAPGDGPKPVVVYCNGLDSCKELLYWSRLPEALARRGISTLCVDQPGSGEALRLQNLPVDPHSESWASKAVDWLEQQENVDPKRIGMTGISLGGHFAPRAVAYEPRFASGAVWGANHNWAEVQQKRLKREGENPVPHYWAHVMWAFGAENMDDFQDKSANMHLNGAMERIKVPFLVTHGEKDRQISVDYAHQSYEQLTNSPRRELKLFTPREGGVEHVGADNMAFGRDYIADWFAETLGGHTS from the coding sequence ATGGCACTTTTTGAATATTTTCCGAACTACATATGGAACCTTTCAGTTTCAATCGCGATGGAGAGCGGCGCGCAGATTGGTGAGATCATAGATATGTGCCAGCCACTCAGGGAAGCCGCCGACAGCGGTGCCGATACCGGCACCCCCCAGTTCATGCAAAAATGGGCAGAGATGTCGGAAAAGCTCATCGAGCTGGCGCATGAAGATGAAGCAGCAGGCAGGTCTTTCTCTGCATCCAACAAACTTGAGCGCGCGTCACTTTATATGTTCACCGCGGAACGTATGCAGGGCCATGGTCACCCGGGGCGAAAGGAAACCTATGCCAAAGCCCGCGCCGCATTCGACAAGTCGACACAGCTGGGTAATATTAATCGGGAGCGGGTAGAGATCCCGCTGCGGAAAGGTGTGATGCCCGCCCTTTTCACCCGGGCACCAGGTGACGGGCCAAAGCCGGTTGTCGTTTATTGCAACGGGCTCGACAGCTGCAAGGAGTTGCTCTACTGGTCCCGGCTGCCGGAAGCACTGGCGCGTCGCGGCATTTCGACGCTCTGCGTCGATCAACCGGGCAGCGGAGAAGCTCTGCGTTTACAGAACCTTCCCGTCGACCCGCATAGTGAAAGCTGGGCCTCCAAGGCCGTCGACTGGCTGGAACAACAGGAAAATGTCGACCCCAAACGTATTGGCATGACCGGAATCAGCCTTGGTGGTCACTTTGCGCCACGCGCTGTCGCATACGAGCCGCGCTTTGCCTCCGGTGCAGTCTGGGGCGCCAACCATAATTGGGCGGAGGTGCAGCAGAAACGGCTGAAACGTGAGGGCGAAAACCCTGTACCGCATTATTGGGCACACGTCATGTGGGCATTTGGTGCCGAGAATATGGATGATTTTCAGGATAAAAGCGCCAATATGCATTTGAACGGCGCAATGGAACGGATAAAAGTTCCTTTTCTTGTCACCCACGGCGAAAAAGACCGACAGATCTCAGTGGATTACGCCCATCAAAGTTACGAGCAACTGACCAACAGTCCACGCCGCGAATTGAAACTATTCACACCGCGCGAAGGCGGGGTCGAGCATGTCGGTGCCGATAATATGGCGTTTGGCCGCGATTATATCGCAGACTGGTTTGCTGAAACGCTGGGCGGTCATACCTCGTAA
- a CDS encoding VOC family protein, translating to MNRVSEIRYVGYGVEDFDAERKFYTEQWGLEEIASQENMAWFKTQGHDEHHVVRLRKTETNHIDVIALAADSRADVEALHQKVIDAGCKIIHEPSDLDAPGGGYGFRFFTADGLPLEISSDVKRLDKRPLERWEGVPVKISHIVLHSPDHQTLIKFFTDVLGFRISDWLGDFMCFLRCNSAHHRFAILPGPPCLNHVAYDMLSVDDMMRGMRRLKEHGNETRWGPGRHTAGNNTFSYFTTPNGFAVEYTAELEEVDFENHVAKVHEPSPTIMDQWGIGVGGPQTMPQPKTDPCLFKSGEV from the coding sequence ATGAACCGAGTTTCAGAAATCCGCTATGTCGGTTACGGGGTCGAAGACTTCGACGCCGAGCGAAAGTTTTATACAGAGCAATGGGGTCTCGAAGAGATCGCATCCCAAGAGAATATGGCCTGGTTTAAAACCCAGGGTCATGACGAACATCATGTTGTGCGACTACGCAAGACGGAGACTAATCACATTGATGTTATCGCGTTAGCTGCAGATAGTCGTGCCGACGTAGAAGCATTGCATCAAAAAGTAATTGATGCGGGATGCAAGATTATTCACGAACCAAGTGATCTAGATGCACCGGGAGGGGGCTACGGCTTTCGCTTTTTTACGGCAGACGGCCTCCCTTTAGAGATCTCCAGCGATGTAAAGCGGCTCGACAAACGTCCCCTGGAGCGCTGGGAAGGTGTGCCAGTAAAAATCAGTCATATCGTACTGCATTCGCCCGACCATCAGACGCTGATCAAGTTTTTCACTGACGTTCTTGGCTTCCGTATCTCCGACTGGCTGGGTGATTTCATGTGTTTTCTGCGGTGTAACTCAGCGCACCATCGCTTTGCCATTCTGCCCGGGCCGCCCTGCCTCAACCATGTCGCCTACGATATGCTTTCTGTAGATGACATGATGCGCGGCATGCGCCGCCTTAAAGAGCACGGAAACGAAACACGCTGGGGACCGGGCCGACACACTGCCGGTAACAACACATTCAGCTATTTCACAACACCAAATGGCTTTGCTGTCGAATACACAGCAGAACTGGAAGAGGTCGATTTTGAAAACCATGTAGCCAAGGTACATGAACCTTCGCCTACGATTATGGATCAGTGGGGTATTGGCGTCGGCGGCCCGCAAACAATGCCCCAACCCAAAACAGATCCCTGCCTGTTTAAATCGGGAGAGGTTTAA
- a CDS encoding FAD-dependent oxidoreductase, whose protein sequence is MRNLEILIIGGGIGGLTSAIALRREGFKVTVIEKDPDWSVYGVGIIQQANAVRAMDQLGLLQDYIAAGVGFNFVEIFAPDGTQVARIPAPTLVEGIPANLGIGRPALHKLLGDRAIASGTEVRLGVTAENIEDDGDHCTVHFSNGDTESFDLVIGADGVYSQTRSMILPDAETPQFTGQAVWRYNFPRPEGLDALQVYNGPTGVGLVPISRELMYMYATTPEPDNPHYPREGLAETMRGKLGGCAPAIRKLGEQITDDNGVVYRPLEGMLVEGPWHKGRVVLLGDAVHATTPHLGQGAGMAIEDSIVLAEELTKHDTIQAALDAYRQRRFDRCAYIVRASLAICFGQLGKGPLVDNHKATQEMFDVTAQPI, encoded by the coding sequence ATGCGTAATCTCGAAATACTCATCATTGGAGGCGGCATTGGGGGACTGACCTCGGCCATTGCCCTGCGTCGCGAAGGTTTCAAAGTCACAGTAATTGAAAAAGACCCCGATTGGTCAGTCTATGGCGTCGGCATCATCCAGCAGGCCAATGCCGTCCGGGCAATGGACCAGCTCGGACTCTTGCAGGATTACATTGCGGCCGGTGTTGGTTTCAATTTCGTTGAAATTTTCGCTCCCGATGGCACGCAGGTGGCGCGGATTCCGGCACCGACCCTGGTCGAAGGAATTCCCGCAAACCTCGGCATCGGAAGGCCGGCGCTACACAAGCTGCTGGGGGACCGTGCCATTGCATCAGGGACGGAAGTTCGCCTGGGTGTTACCGCAGAAAATATCGAAGATGACGGCGATCACTGCACTGTTCATTTTTCGAACGGTGACACAGAGAGCTTCGATCTTGTCATTGGCGCGGACGGCGTCTATTCGCAAACCCGCTCGATGATTCTTCCTGACGCTGAAACGCCACAATTCACCGGACAGGCCGTCTGGCGTTACAATTTCCCGCGCCCTGAGGGACTTGATGCATTGCAGGTCTACAATGGCCCTACAGGTGTAGGCCTGGTGCCAATCAGTCGGGAACTGATGTATATGTATGCAACCACACCGGAGCCCGATAACCCGCACTATCCGCGCGAAGGACTGGCAGAAACCATGCGCGGAAAACTTGGCGGTTGCGCCCCGGCGATCAGAAAGCTCGGGGAGCAGATCACAGATGACAACGGTGTTGTCTACCGCCCGCTGGAAGGCATGCTTGTAGAAGGCCCCTGGCACAAGGGCCGGGTCGTACTGCTGGGTGATGCCGTGCATGCAACGACGCCGCATCTGGGTCAGGGTGCGGGTATGGCCATTGAGGACTCCATCGTGCTGGCTGAAGAATTAACGAAACATGACACCATTCAGGCCGCTCTAGACGCCTATCGTCAACGTCGATTTGATCGCTGCGCCTATATCGTGCGCGCCAGTCTTGCCATCTGTTTCGGCCAATTGGGCAAGGGACCACTGGTCGACAACCACAAGGCCACCCAGGAGATGTTTGACGTCACGGCGCAACCGATCTGA
- a CDS encoding MBL fold metallo-hydrolase: MSSRVLPALIAVLLPLVAPCGAQTAPASDMATVAPSRFITLGTVAGPVPDPHRSQPANVLVRGKDAYLIDAGDGAAEQLSKAGIRLGQIKAVFLSHLHFDHTGGLAAVLGLRNQTSVPGKLAIYGPPGTKELVSGIAASMAPAAAAGFGIPGVSWENPADTVEVHEIADKDTVKLGDMTVTARQNTHYSFEPGSDLDKHFKSLSLRFDMPDRSIVYTGDTGPSKAVEDLAKDADMLVAEMMDIPRTVEMVRRNSRSADATQIAGVQKHLTAHHLSPDDVGQMAARAGVKSVVVTHFGAAGATGADQLIYLGSISKHFHGPVIIASDLEVF, from the coding sequence ATGAGTTCTCGCGTGTTGCCTGCTTTAATCGCTGTTCTTTTGCCACTCGTCGCACCCTGCGGTGCCCAGACTGCACCTGCATCTGATATGGCAACCGTCGCACCGTCCCGGTTTATCACACTGGGCACGGTGGCCGGACCGGTGCCGGACCCACATCGTTCGCAACCGGCAAATGTGCTTGTCAGAGGAAAGGATGCCTATCTGATTGACGCCGGTGACGGCGCGGCGGAGCAGCTTTCGAAGGCAGGCATACGCCTGGGACAGATAAAGGCTGTATTTTTGAGCCATCTTCACTTCGACCATACGGGTGGTCTGGCGGCAGTACTCGGATTGCGGAACCAGACATCCGTTCCCGGGAAGCTCGCCATTTACGGGCCGCCCGGCACAAAAGAACTGGTTTCCGGGATCGCAGCCTCGATGGCCCCTGCAGCCGCCGCGGGTTTTGGCATCCCGGGCGTCTCATGGGAAAACCCGGCGGATACCGTCGAGGTGCATGAGATCGCCGACAAAGACACCGTCAAACTTGGCGACATGACTGTAACGGCTCGCCAAAATACTCACTATAGTTTTGAACCGGGCAGTGACCTGGATAAACATTTCAAGTCTTTGTCCCTGCGTTTTGACATGCCCGACAGGTCTATTGTTTATACCGGGGATACCGGCCCGAGCAAAGCTGTCGAAGATCTGGCAAAAGATGCTGATATGCTGGTCGCTGAAATGATGGATATCCCCCGCACCGTAGAAATGGTCCGGCGAAATAGCCGCAGCGCCGATGCGACGCAAATTGCGGGCGTGCAAAAACACCTCACGGCACATCACCTGTCCCCCGACGATGTCGGACAAATGGCAGCCCGTGCCGGTGTGAAATCGGTTGTTGTTACCCATTTCGGCGCAGCTGGAGCAACTGGTGCGGATCAGCTCATCTACCTGGGCAGCATCTCAAAACATTTTCATGGCCCGGTTATAATTGCCAGTGATCTGGAGGTATTCTGA